A region of Centropristis striata isolate RG_2023a ecotype Rhode Island chromosome 17, C.striata_1.0, whole genome shotgun sequence DNA encodes the following proteins:
- the haus4 gene encoding HAUS augmin-like complex subunit 4, which produces MSGSESTHVTSLGKGDSLHQQVLASFPLCDITEDDLTQNPQFCKLLATLAQHVDQSGLTVPLKAELEKAEQKLQSQRRHWLHSESLHKGLQEMIQDHCIRKHHTTVPPDQNMFYETMEKCLLVAQCIRQLDPSSTTNQDQPSVLGLNSQQMMELMPSEKNVKRMKQGLPRELEKHLKKKCLSVLSYYHPECENESEGLRNTKLCHLSAQMDKERKRAESLRETCRENTVLLQRQTQLYLSEMIKCIQLLQSLILDHRLRVQTDLDHKKLKYFEGKCDLVLQKIKYEMVEIQLDTYTVDAISAHKKIREKLDSELKACQVEKQSVESKLASFEILGKEFETLAEEYCRLRKEIEMNNWALKEFTQCNNK; this is translated from the exons ATGTCGGGCTCCGAGTCTACACATGTAACATCGCTTGGGAAGGGTGACAGCTTGCATCAACAGG TTCTCGCCTCCTTTCCtctgtgtgacatcacagaggACGATCTGACCCAGAACCCCCAGTTCTGTAAACTCCTGGCCACCCTGGCACAACATGTGGACCAAAGTGGACTCACTGTCCCACTGAAAGCAGAGCTGGAAAAG GCTGAGCAGAAGCTGCAGAGTCAGAGGCGTCACTGGCTGCACTCTGAGAGCCTCCACAAAGGGCTACAGGAGATGATCCAGGACCACTGTATCAGGAAGCACCATACCACTGTACCCCCTGACCAGAACATG ttctatgagacGATGGAGAAGTGTCTGCTGGTGGCTCAGTGTATCAGACAGCTGGATCCCAGTAGCACTACCAACCAGGACCAGCCCTCTGTTCTGGGTCTGAACTCCCAACAGATGATGGAGCTCATGCCTTCAGAAAAG AATGTAAAAAGAATGAAGCAGGGTCTTCCTAGAGAGCTGGAGAAACATCTGAAGAAGAAGTGTTTGAGCGTCCTCTCTTACTATCACCCTGAATGTG AGAATGAGAGTGAGGGTCTGAGGAACACCAAGTTGTGTCACCTGTCAGCACAGATGgacaaagaaaggaaaagagctGAGAGCCTGAGGGAGACCTGCCGGGAAAACACAGTTCTGCTGCAGAGACAGACTCAACTCTACCTCTCT GAAATGATAAAGTGTATTCAGCTCCTCCAGTCTCTCATCCTGGACCACAGGCTGAGGGTCCAGACTGATTTGGACCATAAGAAGTTAAAGTACTTTGAGGGAAAATGCGATTTAGTCTTACAGAAGATCAA ATACGAGATGGTGGAAATTCAGCTGGATACATACACAGTGGACGCAATATCTgctcataaaaaaataag AGAGAAGCTGGACTCTGAGCTGAAGGCCTGTCAGGTGGAGAAGCAGTCCGTTGAGTCAAAGCTGGCCTCGTTTGAGATCTTGGGCAAAGAGTTCGAGACCTTGGCCGAGGAGTACTGCAGACTACGGAAGGAGATAGAAATGAATAACTGGGCTCTGAAGGAGTTCACCCAGTGCAACAATAAGTGA